The following DNA comes from bacterium.
AACATCTCATAGCCCAAAACTGATTTCCCAGCTCTTCTTGGTCCAGTGATTATTTTGATTAAAGAGGATTTTAGAGATTTTTTATATTCCCCTAAAACCTCTCTTTCAATAATCTTTTTCCCTTTTAAGGAATCTTCTAATTCTTCTTTTTGGTCAATTAAGATCTGTTTTATATCTTTAAGTTCCATAGTTTAATCTCTTAATACACAAATTTTCTATTTTTTATGCATTATAACTGCATAAAAATCATTTGTCAAGAGAAATATTTCCAACTTTCCCATTTTTCCTTACTTACACCCTAATTTACTTCAGATGGGTAAAGTGTTATCGGTTTTTTTAATTCTTTTCCAAATCCTTTCTAATAAATTTCTCTATTTCAGCGTTCACATTTCTAATCTTCGGTAAATCACCTCTTTTGGCAACATCTATAATGGGTTCTTTTAGATTTTGTATATTCTGTCCTGCCCAGTGGGTATTGCTCCATGCTTTGCCAAGTATTTGGAGTTCGTAGGCTTCATTTAAAAGTTTCTCAGCAATTAGGTAATTTTCTCTTCTAAAATCATCGGGAATAAATCGTTTTATTCGGTAAGGTATTTTGTGCTTTGTGCATAAGGCAAACAATTTTTTGTTTTTCGTCAGAGTATAGTTTTTCTTTGGCTCATAAGTTCCCTCATAAAAATTAGGATTGTATTTGAATTGATAAAGGTCTTCGTATCTTTCTAAAAACTCTGGATACATCTCTTTTAAATGTTTCAGAAACCACTTTGCTTGCATATCCCTCATCGTCATTCCTCCACCAAAGAGAATATAATCTGCTCCTTTATTCTTTGCCTTCTCTACCATTGTTTCTAAATCACTATCAGAATCAGCCAACAATGGAACAACAGGAATAAGTAATACACCTACTTGAATATACTTTGTCTTGTCTTTTATTGTTTTTATTATATCAAATCTTATCTCTGGTGAGGGGGCTTTCTCTTCTAAGAATCTTGCTGTTTGAGAATTTAGCGTAGTAATAGTTACAGAGACGCAACTCCAATTATTTTTGCCAATATTCTCTAATAGCTCCAAATCCCTTAAGACCAATCTTGATTTTGTCAGAATATGCACCGGGTATTTATGTTTTTCAAGAATTTCTAAACATTGTCTTGTATTCTTAAATTTTGTCTCTATTGGTTGATAGGGGTCGCAAGTGCCTGATAATGCTACAACATCTGGCAATAGCGTCCTTGCATTAGCCAGTCTTTTATCAAGCATCTTGCCTACATTCTTCTTTATAACAATGTTGTTCTCAAAATCTAAAGGCAGATGATATTTCTCACTCCTTGAATCGCAATAAACACAGCCAAATTGACAGCCATTATAAGGATTAATGCTATATCTGTCCCAGAACCAGCTATCTATGAATTTATGTCTGTTTAAGATTGACTTAAATTCTTTTTCACTAAATTTTACCATGTGAGTTTTCTTCCTCCATATTTAACTATATATTTTATATGTTTATCTTGAGAATTTCTGTATTGCTCAATGAATCTCCTTATTTTATCAGGATATTTCTTTGAAAGGTCTCGTAATGTTCAAGCAATAGCTTTATTCACAATCAATTCCTCTTGGGGGATCATATCCTGTAAAATATTTAGACACCACTCAACATCTATATCGCAATATTTTACTCCCACCAGTGCAGATACAATACCAAGTCGTCTATGCCACTTGTTTTTGTTCTTTATCCATGTTTCAACCCTATTTGCAAGTTTATCTTGGGATGCGCTATAGCAATGCCTAACTGCTCTTGTAGCGAGATTATCTGTGATATACCATGCACCACCTTCAATATTGTATCTTTCAATCTTACCTATTGATTTGTCAAAATCTTTTTGGGATAATATCCCTAGAATATTGGAAAGCACCACAACCATTGCCGAGATCTTTAACAGATCAATATTTGATTTTACTTCTTTATTCCTTACTTCCTTCCACAATTTATCTACTAACTTAAATCCATCTTTGGGGGTATCCAATAATGATTTGCTAATCTCATAAGAGATTTTATCTAACTGTGCAAATGGTACTTTTTCTTCTGAAAGTCTAATAACCTCCTTTAAAGTTACATCAATCGTTTTTTTTCTCATATCATCGTTTGTTTTCAGTCAGAAACCTTTGAATTTTTGATGCTTTTGAACGAACAGATGATTTTGAATAATTCATATATTCTAGAGCGTACTCTAAAATCTTTCTATTTATTTCATCATCCTCTACTACAGTCATCCTTTCGAAACTTTCAAGGATGGTCTTTGTTTGACCCGGAACTTTAATCAATGCCTTTTCAAGAACCGGAAAAATCTGTCTAGCATATTCCTTTGATAGCGAACCGATATAGCCAAGATAAATTATTGTTCTGTCCCATAGACATGCCCCGCTATCTGCTTCTAGAAACTCTTTTGCTTTTTCAATTGCTTTAACAGAAACTCTTGGATTTATATCTGCACAAAGTCCAAATGTATGAATAATCATCCATCTCTTTTTGAGTTCTTTGGTAAGAACTTTATCTCTTGTCATATTTCATGATTTGGGTGTAAAACTGAATTGAGCAAACTTCAACTGATGATAATATTTCGCAACAACTGGACGCAAACAAAGTATCGTATGGTCTGGATTATGAACTCCTTTAGGGTAATACATCTCCCAGCCGCTCTGCCAAATTGCTTCCTCCTTTTCTTTTTGTTTGAAAATGAGATTGGTGGACAGTTACTTTGCGACTTTTAAACGAATAATGGTGTAGTATTTTTTGGGGTTGCCTTTTCCAAACATCCCAGGGCCTTTAAGGTATTCTTCTTCGTGTTCGCCGATTATTTTGTAGCCATTCTCTTTGATGAAGTTATGTAGTCTTTCTATGGTGGGAGCCTCTTCGCTATAAGGGCCAATATGAAGAATCTCGGCAACATCCCCGTATTCCCAGTCTTTAATCTCAACTTTCATATTGGGGTTTTGCTTGAAATTATCCGGCAATTGGGCAGTTTCAGAGACAGGTAAGCCATAGCGACCAATCCATTCACTTTTCGGAGTATCCAGTGATAATGGCCAGCGGGCACAAGGGGCAAGCTGAAATCTCTTGGGATTATTCTTTAATCGGTAATAGGTTTTAAACAGGGTAGCGAAAGCCTTCTTAGCCACAATGTTTGGGTCGCCCTTTATCTCAACCACCAGCATTCTCTGGTTGGGTATTTTGGTTATGCGTGGTTCTTTGAGAGCCTCATATTTGCTAAGGTCAGGACCTTTCATTATCCGATATGCCAGAGCCACAAGAACAACCCCGATTAGCAAACCTACGATCAATATCCATTTAAGCATCGTAATCACCTCCTTTCATTTTATGGTCTCACTTAATACTTAATACTTGATACTTGGAATGCCTTTCTCTCTATTTCATAACATTCAAGTATCTTCTGTCTCAAATTTTCCAATAAAGAGGCAATATCCTCTTTTTCTAATTCCTCTTCTGCTTTATTTCTCAAATCGTCCAATTCTACATTAATCTTTTTCATTTTTTTTCTAAAGCCCCTGCTTCTTGCTCTTCAAAAATTCTATTCTTCTCAAATGATAATTCTCTTATCTTTTTAAGCGTATGCCAGGAATCAGGGAGAGATTCCTTTGCAATTTCACTCCAAACCTTTCCCGAGGCCTCAAACATTTCAGCTACTTCATTTAAAGGATTTAAAGCATTTAAAGCCTGTTGGTTTAAGATAGAACTGGCTCCTCTATCCTCCTCTTCATCCAGGCCAAAGACAACAATGGTATGACCTCCAAAATGAGCTGTCTCAGGAATAGCCATATACGGTAAGTAAACCATATCCACAAAGATAAAAGCAGGTTCGCCTTGGCAAAGCATTTTCTTTAATTCCTCGTATCCTTTTTTAGCACTTGTGGTCTCAAAGATGGTTGCCTCTGCGCCAATCCGTTTACAGGTATTGATTAAAGGTTCCTCTTTGCCATACCGACAACCGATAAAGGGTGCAGGCATTAACTTCAATTTCTTCTTCATCTTCTTAAGAATATAGACGAATGATTCTGCTTTAAGATGCGGTTTAAATTGTAGCGTTTTCGCAGCAAGGTAGCAACTTCATTAAGCCAGTCCTCCTGGGGTTTTAAGAAGGGTAGGTTTTTAAAAAAGAAGATTACTCTTTGCATCGTCTCCGGTCTGCTCTGATTTTTGTATTGAGGGTCAGTAAAGTTGGGTTCTTGAGCAAATTCAGGCCGCGCTCTTTCTTTTAACTCCGCAGCATGGCCCATAAAAGAGAGCCAAGCTTTGCATTTACAGATATTGGTAGGAGCAATAAGACTGCAACGATTGCCAAAAAAAGCGTTGATATTTTCTCTTGAACGGTGGAGTAAGGCTTTGGTAGCATAAACAGATCGATTCAATAAGTTAGCTACCTCCTCAATATTCAAATTAAAGATATCCACTAAGACAAAAGCAATCCGTTGATAAAGAGGAAGTTTAGTAGTGATGGCAGTGAAACAATATTCCTTAACCTGTTTTATCATTTCATCTGCTTCAATTTCCTCCTCGGGTGAAGGAAGATCAGACACAAACTCTACAGTTTTACCTTCTTCTTCTAATCCTTCCAGAGAAGTGATATCGATCTCTCTTCGTTTCTGGTCAATAAAAGTGTTTATGCATATTCTCCTGAGCCAAGGTAAAGGCTTATCTTTGTGCTGGCACTGATCCCATTTACTCCATGCCTTGATATATGTTTCCTGTACTAAATCTCTGGCATTTTCTTCTTGGCCGGTAAGGCGATAGGCTATAGAATATATAAACTGTACAGTGCGGTAATAAGTCTCCTCAAAAGATATTTCATTTTGCTCTATATTCATAATACCCCTAAATTAGACTCTTTCAAAATCTCATAAAATTGACTTAAATTCTCTCTTGCTAAATTTTACCATGGAAGCTTTAATGCTCATAGCTTGCTCAGATACCTGAACCCTCTCACCAGAACTATTAAGAGAGGGATTAAGATTAATACTAAACCAACATAATCGATTACAAGAACTGACAATTTAGCTCTAAATATCAATAATATAAGAGCCCCTACCAGAAGTATTAGACCTATTACTAATAGATCTTTCCCTGTATACTTATTCGCTTTATACCATATTTCTTTATTTGATAAAGTCTTTTTAGTTCTAAATCCATACAAGTAATTTGGTGGAACTTTCTCCAGTATGAGAGGGATCGAAAGTCCAATCTCCAGTAGACCAACAAATAGAAAACTAATTATCAAGCTTATCTTGGATTCCATAAGTATCCTCCCTATTTTTTGCAAGCCTCTTTCTCCTCAAGCCACTTTTCTGTTCCGATCTCCTTTCTTCTCAAAAGTTCGTTCTGCCGGGCAAGAACCAATTTCTTTCCTTCTTCTTCCCCAAGAGATGGGTCGTAGAGCTTAAATGTCTCACAGGGAAATTCATCGCATAGCCCACAATGCTCTAATTGCTTCTTGTTGATACAGCAATCATACATTGGACAAATTTCAACCTTCATCTGTAGAGTCCAGAATGGCTTGCCAGCTACATTGCCACATCCCTGGCATTGCTTTTCCAAGTATTCACAGGTTCCACAATATAGTATAGTCCACACACTGGTGCTAACTTTTTATCTGGCATACTTTTCACCTCCTTCTGTTTTTTGACTTTTTTCTTTTGGTAAGATTTTTACATTCCCACCAAGGAAGATCTAAAATAGCTCCTCTGAATACATATAACTCACAAGGGTCTACATTATTATCAATAATCTTCAATCGTTCAAATAACTCTTCTGGGTCTTCCTTCATCATCTGCTCAGGTGTTTTAACCCCCAAAGCATAAAGTTTCTCTGCCATTTTAGGACCGATGTTCCGCAGTGTTTGTAAGCGTTTGATGGCGTTTAATCTTTCGCTTTGTTTACTCATTTTTAGTCTTTCTAACTATACAGCGACGAAGCATTCCACCCTAAAGCCACTATTAAAATAATAGTTTATTCCCAATATCCTACACAATGCAAATAATATTCTACCGTGTATTTTCCTATATGTTTGAATTGTTTTGTTAGCTGTTTAATCACTTCTTTGTCTGCCAATCTCTTCAATGATTTTAAGAAATTTGAGAAAGCTCCCAAATTTTGTTTTATCTTTTGAAATTCCTTTGCATTAGCTACAATTACTCCCACTTTATTTTTGATTTTTGTTATTGTAAACTCCAGGTCTTTTAATAAGCTCACTCATCGTTGTTTTAGATAATTTGTTGATATTGAAATTGTAAAATCCTTGTTTTATTTTTAGCCAGTTCTTTCTAACCATACCCCAATTCAAACCAGCTTGTAAGATGCACAAATACAAAATTTCAAAATATTCTTGATCAGATCTTGGTTTGTTTCCGGCTTTACATTTACTTTTATCTTCTTTTGCATAGGTGCATTCCCATGGTGCTTTGTGTTCTTCTTTTGCCATAAATTGGTTCACTTTTCGTGTTTTTTCATGAATTCTTTAAATTCTTTTAAATTTGCCGGAACAAAGACAGGTCTTTTCAAAAATTCGCACGGCCATTGCTTACATTCATCGCAATATTTAACTCCTCTCTTCTTAGCACACTCTGCCCCTTCCTTTAATCAATTTGTTTTTCTCTTCAGGAAATTTGTTAGACCTACTTCCTCAATTTTGCTTCATATTAACCATACCACCTCTTTAATATTCTACAGCATAGAAAAGTAATCCACGGAGATGGCTCTTTTTTATTAGCAAAATCACAATTTTTGTAATGCGTGAACATAGATGTTGGTATAAACCGTCCCTGTTCATCCTGCGAGTGCTCTATCCACTCAACTAATTCTTTGACTAACTTTTCATTTCTTACAAATTTAAAACGAGTTAACACCTCTGCTAAATACAATGCATTATACCATATAAAGGGATATTTTAAGGTCCAGAAACGTTTAGAACGACCAAAATAATAGATAGTTTTTCCATACTCATAGTGGAATTTTAGTGGATGATAGGCATTTTGAGCATAGAGCGATTCTTTTAGTTCTGGAACTTTTGAGAACACTTCAAGCGCCATTAGTCCAGCCATTGGGCATCCCACCTGTAATTTTTTAAATTGACCTTCAACAAAAAAATAGTGGCAGAACCATCCTTGTTTGTTAGTCCATTTCTTTTTCAATTCTTCAACAGCTT
Coding sequences within:
- a CDS encoding AAA family ATPase; protein product: MELKDIKQILIDQKEELEDSLKGKKIIEREVLGEYKKSLKSSLIKIITGPRRAGKSVLGYEMLKDKNFAYVNFDDERLFTLETKDLNLVLQTIYEIYQKPDFIFLDEIQNVNNWELF
- a CDS encoding radical SAM protein translates to MVKFSEKEFKSILNRHKFIDSWFWDRYSINPYNGCQFGCVYCDSRSEKYHLPLDFENNIVIKKNVGKMLDKRLANARTLLPDVVALSGTCDPYQPIETKFKNTRQCLEILEKHKYPVHILTKSRLVLRDLELLENIGKNNWSCVSVTITTLNSQTARFLEEKAPSPEIRFDIIKTIKDKTKYIQVGVLLIPVVPLLADSDSDLETMVEKAKNKGADYILFGGGMTMRDMQAKWFLKHLKEMYPEFLERYEDLYQFKYNPNFYEGTYEPKKNYTLTKNKKLFALCTKHKIPYRIKRFIPDDFRRENYLIAEKLLNEAYELQILGKAWSNTHWAGQNIQNLKEPIIDVAKRGDLPKIRNVNAEIEKFIRKDLEKN
- a CDS encoding DNA alkylation repair protein; translation: MRKKTIDVTLKEVIRLSEEKVPFAQLDKISYEISKSLLDTPKDGFKLVDKLWKEVRNKEVKSNIDLLKISAMVVVLSNILGILSQKDFDKSIGKIERYNIEGGAWYITDNLATRAVRHCYSASQDKLANRVETWIKNKNKWHRRLGIVSALVGVKYCDIDVEWCLNILQDMIPQEELIVNKAIA
- a CDS encoding GyrI-like domain-containing protein; translation: MLKWILIVGLLIGVVLVALAYRIMKGPDLSKYEALKEPRITKIPNQRMLVVEIKGDPNIVAKKAFATLFKTYYRLKNNPKRFQLAPCARWPLSLDTPKSEWIGRYGLPVSETAQLPDNFKQNPNMKVEIKDWEYGDVAEILHIGPYSEEAPTIERLHNFIKENGYKIIGEHEEEYLKGPGMFGKGNPKKYYTIIRLKVAK
- a CDS encoding BtrH N-terminal domain-containing protein, whose product is MKKKLKLMPAPFIGCRYGKEEPLINTCKRIGAEATIFETTSAKKGYEELKKMLCQGEPAFIFVDMVYLPYMAIPETAHFGGHTIVVFGLDEEEDRGASSILNQQALNALNPLNEVAEMFEASGKVWSEIAKESLPDSWHTLKKIRELSFEKNRIFEEQEAGALEKK
- a CDS encoding RNA polymerase sigma factor, translated to MNIEQNEISFEETYYRTVQFIYSIAYRLTGQEENARDLVQETYIKAWSKWDQCQHKDKPLPWLRRICINTFIDQKRREIDITSLEGLEEEGKTVEFVSDLPSPEEEIEADEMIKQVKEYCFTAITTKLPLYQRIAFVLVDIFNLNIEEVANLLNRSVYATKALLHRSRENINAFFGNRCSLIAPTNICKCKAWLSFMGHAAELKERARPEFAQEPNFTDPQYKNQSRPETMQRVIFFFKNLPFLKPQEDWLNEVATLLRKRYNLNRILKQNHSSIFLRR
- a CDS encoding SdpI family protein, yielding MESKISLIISFLFVGLLEIGLSIPLILEKVPPNYLYGFRTKKTLSNKEIWYKANKYTGKDLLVIGLILLVGALILLIFRAKLSVLVIDYVGLVLILIPLLIVLVRGFRYLSKL
- a CDS encoding DUF3795 domain-containing protein, coding for MWTILYCGTCEYLEKQCQGCGNVAGKPFWTLQMKVEICPMYDCCINKKQLEHCGLCDEFPCETFKLYDPSLGEEEGKKLVLARQNELLRRKEIGTEKWLEEKEACKK
- a CDS encoding helix-hairpin-helix domain-containing protein; this translates as MSKQSERLNAIKRLQTLRNIGPKMAEKLYALGVKTPEQMMKEDPEELFERLKIIDNNVDPCELYVFRGAILDLPWWECKNLTKRKKSKNRRR
- a CDS encoding DNA-3-methyladenine glycosylase I, coding for MAKEEHKAPWECTYAKEDKSKCKAGNKPRSDQEYFEILYLCILQAGLNWGMVRKNWLKIKQGFYNFNINKLSKTTMSELIKRPGVYNNKNQK